Proteins found in one Balaenoptera musculus isolate JJ_BM4_2016_0621 chromosome 4, mBalMus1.pri.v3, whole genome shotgun sequence genomic segment:
- the SETD4 gene encoding SET domain-containing protein 4 isoform X2, whose product MKNGGGRTSRIRRRKLFTSSESRGVNESYKPEFIELKKWLKDRKFEDTNLIPARFPGTGRGLMSKTSLREGQMIISLPESCLLTTDTVLRSYLGAYIAKWQPPPSPVLALCAFLVSERHAGDRSPWKPYLEVLPKAYTCPVCLEPEVVNLLPKPLKAKAREQRTHVQEFVSSSRDFFSSLQPLFSEAVESIFSYSALLWAWCTVNTRAVYRKRAPRQCFSAEPDTCALAPFLDLLNHSPDAQVKAAFNEETRCYEIRTAVSCGKHKEVLICYGPHDNHRLLLEYGFVSIRNPHACVYVSKDVLVKYLPSTDKRMNQKISILEDHDFIENLTFGWDGPSWRLLTALKLLCLEAEEFVERIVTHAAVRRPALELLARESRGNARYSANLRYK is encoded by the exons ATGAAGAACGGAGGTGGAAGAACAAGCCGAATCAGAAGACGAAAACTCTTCACAAGTTCTGAATCAAGAGGAG TGAATGAGAGCTACAAGCCTGAATTTATAGAGCTTAAGAAGTGGCTGAAAGATAGGAAGTTTGAAGATACAAACTTAATACCTGCTCGTTTTCCAG GTACAGGAAGAGGGCTGATGAGCAAAACATCCCTGCGG GAGGGACAGATGATTATCTCATTGCCTGAGAGTTGCCTGCTCACCACGGACACAGTGCTTAGAAGCTACTTAGGGGCGTATATTGCCAA gtgGCAGCCTCCTCCATCTCCTGTGCTGGCTCTTTGCGCCTTTTTAGTTTCAGAAAGGCATGCTGGGGACCGGTCTCCCTGGAAACCTTACCTGGAGGTTTTGCCCAAGGCCTACACCTGCCCTGTTTGTTTGGAGCCAGAAGTGGTGAATCTTCTTCCCAAACCTTTGAAAGCAAAGGCCAGAGAGCAGAGAACCCACGTGCAGGAGTTCGTTTCTTCCTCCAGagactttttctcttccttgcagCCTCTGTTTTCGGAGGCCGTCGAGAGCATCTTTAGCTACAGCGCGCTCCTGTGGGCTTGGTGCACCGTGAACACCAGGGCTGTGTACAGGAAGCGCGCGCCGAGGCAGTGCTTTTCCGCAGAGCCGGACACCTGCGCGCTCGCCCCGTTCCTCGATCTGCTGAACCACAGCCCCGACGCCCAG GTAAAAGCAGCGTTTAATGAGGAAACTCGCtgttatgaaattagaacagCTGTGAGCTGTGGAAAACACAAAGAGGTGCTCATCTGCTATGGCCCTCACGATAACCACCGCCTGCTCCTCGAGTATGGATTTGTTTCCATCCGCAATCCTCATGCTTGTGTTTATGTCTCAAAAG atgtACTTGTTAAATATCTTCCATCAACAGATAAACGGATGAACCAAAAGATTTCCATTTTAGAGGATCACGACTTTATAGA aAACTTGACGTTTGGATGGGATGGACCGTCTTGGCGGTTACTCACAGCTCTTAAGTTGTTATGTCTGGAAGCTGAAGAATT CGTGGAAAGGATAGTCACACACGCGGCCGTGCGCCGCCCAGCCCTGGAGCTCCTTGCGAGGGAGTCGAGGGGTAATGCCCGCTACTCAGCAAATCTCAG
- the SETD4 gene encoding SET domain-containing protein 4 isoform X3 — protein sequence MKNGGGRTSRIRRRKLFTSSESRGVNESYKPEFIELKKWLKDRKFEDTNLIPARFPGTGRGLMSKTSLREGQMIISLPESCLLTTDTVLRSYLGAYIAKWQPPPSPVLALCAFLVSERHAGDRSPWKPYLEVLPKAYTCPVCLEPEVVNLLPKPLKAKAREQRTHVQEFVSSSRDFFSSLQPLFSEAVESIFSYSALLWAWCTVNTRAVYRKRAPRQCFSAEPDTCALAPFLDLLNHSPDAQVKAAFNEETRCYEIRTAVSCGKHKEVLICYGPHDNHRLLLEYGFVSIRNPHACVYVSKET from the exons ATGAAGAACGGAGGTGGAAGAACAAGCCGAATCAGAAGACGAAAACTCTTCACAAGTTCTGAATCAAGAGGAG TGAATGAGAGCTACAAGCCTGAATTTATAGAGCTTAAGAAGTGGCTGAAAGATAGGAAGTTTGAAGATACAAACTTAATACCTGCTCGTTTTCCAG GTACAGGAAGAGGGCTGATGAGCAAAACATCCCTGCGG GAGGGACAGATGATTATCTCATTGCCTGAGAGTTGCCTGCTCACCACGGACACAGTGCTTAGAAGCTACTTAGGGGCGTATATTGCCAA gtgGCAGCCTCCTCCATCTCCTGTGCTGGCTCTTTGCGCCTTTTTAGTTTCAGAAAGGCATGCTGGGGACCGGTCTCCCTGGAAACCTTACCTGGAGGTTTTGCCCAAGGCCTACACCTGCCCTGTTTGTTTGGAGCCAGAAGTGGTGAATCTTCTTCCCAAACCTTTGAAAGCAAAGGCCAGAGAGCAGAGAACCCACGTGCAGGAGTTCGTTTCTTCCTCCAGagactttttctcttccttgcagCCTCTGTTTTCGGAGGCCGTCGAGAGCATCTTTAGCTACAGCGCGCTCCTGTGGGCTTGGTGCACCGTGAACACCAGGGCTGTGTACAGGAAGCGCGCGCCGAGGCAGTGCTTTTCCGCAGAGCCGGACACCTGCGCGCTCGCCCCGTTCCTCGATCTGCTGAACCACAGCCCCGACGCCCAG GTAAAAGCAGCGTTTAATGAGGAAACTCGCtgttatgaaattagaacagCTGTGAGCTGTGGAAAACACAAAGAGGTGCTCATCTGCTATGGCCCTCACGATAACCACCGCCTGCTCCTCGAGTATGGATTTGTTTCCATCCGCAATCCTCATGCTTGTGTTTATGTCTCAAAAG aAACTTGA